GAGATCGGTCTCGAGCCGGCGGCGTGAGGATCGTGGTCGACATGAACCTTACCCCCGCCTGGGTTCCGTATCTCGCGAACCTCGGGCACGACGCGGTCCACTGGTCGGAGATGGGGGCGGAGGACGCGCCCGACACCGACATCATCGATTGGGCGCGGACGCACGGCCGCGCCGTCATGACGGCCGATCTCGATTTCGGGATTGCCCTGGCGCGGTCGGATGCGA
The sequence above is drawn from the Methylobacterium terrae genome and encodes:
- a CDS encoding DUF5615 family PIN-like protein, which encodes MNLTPAWVPYLANLGHDAVHWSEMGAEDAPDTDIIDWARTHGRAVMTADLDFGIALARSDATAPSVIQLRTGTTLPGRIGPLVARAIDGARADLLAGALLTIETGRVRMRPLGLDRTDQA